The sequence below is a genomic window from Paramisgurnus dabryanus chromosome 4, PD_genome_1.1, whole genome shotgun sequence.
CTTTTTGCTTTTCGGTTCATCCTGATGTTTGCGCTTTCTCGCGCAATGAAACGCCATGCCCAAAACTATAAGCATTCCAAAGAGACAACCAAGTATGGTCATAATGTAGTGAGTAGCGGTTGATTCGTTTGTCACACGTTCTTGCAAAGTCCTCGGACCTGTGGAGATGGTCAGACAGGTATGATTGAATCTCAAGGAGTTACGTATGGATGCCACGCAATATGTGTAGTTTGTGTGAGATTTAAGGTTTGGCAACTCAATTTCTTCTCTCTGGCTCTTTAGgttttggatgtctgtgaagAAGCTGTTGTTGTAAAGGACAAGGATGTACATTTTGCGAAAAGGATTGGGAATCTGGACTGTGATGATTGCGCTTGTGTGAGTCACTTCCTTTAGTTTCATCATAGGACGTGCGTCTGGATCTAAAAATGTGGGGCTGATGCTTATAGTTTCCTCCGGAAATGTCCCAGAGGAGCAGTCGTCCAGTCCACAAGGACTCGAATCGGGCAACATCGTGGGAGTGCCCCTGTCAAAAGATCCATGAAGATAAGGAGTCACATTGATATCTGTGCACACAGAGGAGAGTGCATGGAAAGCATTCCGAAATCTTGGCATTCTGGGGTTTTGGCTTAAAAGATTGTAGCCTGAAAATCCAGCCGGCGTGTCGCATACCATCCGCTCGCTCGTCCGGTTTGGAAATGCTGCAAGCCAGCGCAGAAATCCAAGCAGTTCGCATGAGCAGCAGAATGGGTTTGCATAGAGCTCACATGTCGTCAACTTTGACAGCCCACGAAATGTAGCACCATCAAGTTGCTGAATCCTGTTCATAGAGAGGTCTATGTTTTCGATAGCAGGACACTCCCAAAAAGCATTGGCCGTTACAGTCTCTATCAGGTTAGCTTGTAGATAGAGGTACTGTAAGCGCCCCAGGCCCCTAAGCATTCCCTCAGTTAAGTTCCTTAGTTTGTTGAAACCAATCTGTAAAACTTGCAGATTGAACTGGGCAGAGAACGCCCCATCTTCTATGTAAGAGATGTCGTTCTTCGTCAGATTTAGGTAAGTGAGATTGCCAAAGCGACTAAGGGAAGAAAAGTGGATGCTTCGAATCTTGTTCTCGTTAAGTCGCAAGTCAACGATTGTGCTGTTAATCTGCAAAGGAATATTTTCGAATGGTGGTTGGTTCTGGCTGCAGATTGCTAACCATACAAATCCCTTTTCCCCCTCGATCAGCCAGCAATCACCCTGAACAACAGGCACACTTGTCAGTGAGAAAAACACAAGGGCCATCGCCCTGCAAAATAAGGCACTGGTCACCATACCACTTCTATGTCCACTGGATCCAGACATAATGGACTTCATCGGTGCTTCAGTCATGGTGTTTACACAGGTGATAATCTGTATCTGTATTCCACAGGAAATGGGACAAGCCGGAATTATAATTCCATGGATAATTGTTTAGGTTTGGTAAACTGTCAGCTTGCTTATTGTGTTCTCCTCTCTTCGGTGTATCCTTGGTGTTTTATCACACTGGAAAGTGAGCTTCAGTTATGACTAGAGTCTTGGTTGTAAGCAATAACTTTTCAGATTGCGTATTTGAGTAGTCCCACACATAGTCTCCCACAGGGCAAAATGCGATTGTGTCTTCCAAATACTGCATTTCTCATCAGATACCAGCTCATGACCAGATTTTCATATTGCTTCCTGTAGAAATGAGAAGAGAGAATATGATTATTGATATTTGCAAGAACTAGGTCATGGGATAAAATACAGAGAAGGGCCCTTATTGATAGCTATGCAGCTAAATGTCACACAAATGTGAATATTTTGGAGGGATCATTATGAAATAAACCAGTTACCCAACGTTAATGTCAAGGTGCTTTACAATTAAGCCCCAATTAACACCCACTGCGTCTGCTGTACCTTCATTTTCAAGTGCAAGGAGTGATGCCAAGAGCACAATTCTGTCTAGTGGCATTTTAAAAGCCATTTTTAACAAGTCCAATTTTGTTTAGCTGACACCATGTTTTTGATATTATCATTATGGTTGCTCACCTAGTGAGAGCTAAAGTTAGCATAAATCAATCATGCAGACACGCTCACACGCTCTCAAAGGCCAATTACCGTCTAACAGCTTAGCTCATCCTGATAAtacagacacgcacacacacagcctTTAGAGTAGAGTTTACTTTTGCATCTATCCAACCTTATTAGCCCATGAAATACTCGGCACTCAACTTATAAAGGGAAACCCTCAAGTAGGCTACTTCATCTTTTTAATTACAGTTGAAACTAaatcaaatgttaaaaaatCACAGACACAAAGCTGCCTGATTATTTTAGAAAGCCCTCGATTCTCTTAAAACGAAGTGGTTTACCTCATCTATTTACAGGGGTTTGTGGGAAGGACATTACCTGTTGCTAGACATTCAATGCACTATAAAGATGCATTTGTATTGAAACGTTTGAGGAGTCACAAGAACCAATCAGACTCAATGTTATCGACGTGAAGCCACCGAGTAATTTGGAtcactttaatgatggatgtgGGGGCTTTTTGTACTTTGCCATGCTGGCTGCAATATGTAACGGATAATGTACTTTATAGGCAGCTGGTTGTTATCCAAAAAAtaattagttcatttttaacaaatgcagaaCTTCcgcaaaaaaagaaagaaaagaatgTTCAAATTTCACGAACACACTATttagtttaatcatttgtaaattataatgtcatatatgttattaactCATTcgccgccagccattttttgaaaagttgcctgccagcatttttttgtaattttcaaaATGCCTTTCGagtaaaattttcttctaaaaatatataaacaaacaaatatatcaATTGAAAGCACAGTCCCTCTGCTTTcagacaaacaataaaaaaacaaacaaaatgggaaaaaaacgtttcatcctatctatattttttctcagcttataaactcttaaatatgggtatttttctttaaagcaacactatgtagtttccatgtaaaaattacagctcccccatgtggttgaaaagcgcaacagtgcctggtatcagacactcttctgcaggcagggggaggggcggggccgtgtgctctaccctccaccgccactttcagagtgtgcttgtagcagctaggaggttgctcaggttgcagcaacagtacaatttgtccagttaaaagttgttctatcactgaaataattttaaagacattatttaaaggtaaaaaacttgaaagtgttgctttaaaaagaaaaatgttttagcaaaaagctgaaataattgcatttttgtgacggaattttgttagagatcagattcagaatgattatgaaaacatacacaaagtttaaaattagtaaataacgttttgggttcagttttttcataaattgggtaagtgcagATTAAAAAttaatcaggaacacgttttatgcaaatgttttctcttatgCGGCTTGCACATAGGACGCGGTGTTCGCTGTGCTCACCGCTGGGTTCAGCGCAGCCAAGTGATTTGTGCTCTGAAGGCCAGAACAAAGTAGGCgggttttcaataaattactacagtgtttatatttgcgTTAAATAGTCGATGAGGAATAGAGAGACTGATGTTGCCCCTCTCCATTTCACGTAACTTTAAGCTGCCTACCTACGTACATCAAGCTACCTGATTTAAAACACACCTGACATGCCAACTTGAATTGCTACGTGTTTTCATGACACGGCATTCCTTCCAGTCTCACTGTAGGATCGtaaacttgtattataaagcTCCGGGATTTCCGAAACACACAGTATAAGCTTTTTGTCCATTTTGATTTGCTTGTTTGGATGCCCCGTTTCTATTGGCCGCGCAGGTAATCGTCACAGAACgcagcgcaaaagttaaactattttgaactttgaccgTAGCGAAACCGCCCTCGCACGgtgcaagccattgaaatgaatgggtttcatagcgcagcgcacaccgcgtcctatgtgaaagccacattaattgacgagataataGTGAGGAAAGATTTAAAAGacttttttgtgtaatattaaactgtacctgtcaaaatgattaaCAGCATATGGTTTATCGTGATATTAGTTTTGAGTGGTTGTTATCTAGGAATAACAAACTTGCAAATGTCGCGACTGGCCAATAACAATAAAGCATTCCgacgagccgtgtaataaaagaAGATAACGTGATGCCAGTTTAATAGAAAATTATTAGTGTGTGTTTAATACATCCAGGGTGGCATTAGGGTGCAAATTAAGCATTTTTATTTAGCAGTAAACTTTTAATTTAAGCTGTATTAATACttgaatcaaataaattaccatttagTAACCATTTAAGTAACATTATTTGAGTGAAGTGCATATTAGTCTTTTTATTTTTGGTGCTATGTATCATCTGCATTGGGAACTCTGCAGACAACTGGTGGTTAGTAGTAGTTTGCGATCCACTACTGCATTACAATATGTTTTCATAAGTATTACATACAAAATGTATTAGAAACGTTCTAAGAAGGCTCGACTTCATAGGCCTGTACCGGTGCATGTGTTCAGACCTGCTTCATGCGAATGAGCTTTACAGCCGCGATAATGCAACCCGTTTGTTTTTTTGACAGCTTACAAGGCACTTATTTTAGAGAGCAGTAGGAGAGGCGGGCCACAGTCGAAATGGGGTGAAAAGAGGCTCTGTAGTGTGAATCTTTCATTGCATTCACATTGTCGAACATGCTCTCG
It includes:
- the elfn1b gene encoding protein ELFN1 — protein: MTEAPMKSIMSGSSGHRSGMVTSALFCRAMALVFFSLTSVPVVQGDCWLIEGEKGFVWLAICSQNQPPFENIPLQINSTIVDLRLNENKIRSIHFSSLSRFGNLTYLNLTKNDISYIEDGAFSAQFNLQVLQIGFNKLRNLTEGMLRGLGRLQYLYLQANLIETVTANAFWECPAIENIDLSMNRIQQLDGATFRGLSKLTTCELYANPFCCSCELLGFLRWLAAFPNRTSERMVCDTPAGFSGYNLLSQNPRMPRFRNAFHALSSVCTDINVTPYLHGSFDRGTPTMLPDSSPCGLDDCSSGTFPEETISISPTFLDPDARPMMKLKEVTHTSAIITVQIPNPFRKMYILVLYNNSFFTDIQNLKSQREEIELPNLKSHTNYTYCVASIRNSLRFNHTCLTISTGPRTLQERVTNESTATHYIMTILGCLFGMLIVLGMAFHCARKRKHQDEPKSKKLEKMKRNLIEMKYGTELEQGTISQLSQKQMLSTGETVQRIPYLPTASDTDQYKLQEISSTPKTTKGNYMEVRSEQPDRMVRECSVAPSEASQGSVAEISTIAKEVDKVNQIINNCIDALKSDSTSFQAAKSGAVSTAEPQLVLISEHPPGKAGFLSPVYKGGYHHPLQRHHSMEAPQKRASTSSSGSLRSPRSFRSEGAYRVSESKYIEKTSSPLDESGIITVTPAAAILRAEAERIRQYSEHRHSYPGPHHMDESIEESGSRKSSILEPLTRSRPCELSYSQLSPQYHNMSGYSSPEYSCTPSLSLWERFKLHRKRHRDEEEYIAAGHALRRKVQFAKDEDLHDILDYWKGVSAQQKS